Genomic segment of Vicinamibacteria bacterium:
CGGAGAAGAAATACCCTCTGGTCGTCTATATCTACGGCATGCCGGGAGTGCCGACCATTCGGGACTCCTGGGCCGGCAGCCGGTACTTGTTTCACCAATTCCTCGTTCAGGAGGGCTACGTGGTGGCCCAGATCGACGACCGCACCTCGGCGATCTGGGGCCACAAATACGCCGTTCTCGGCGATCACAATATCGGGCCGCTCGCCGTCGCGGACCACGAGGCGGCGGTCGAGTACCTGACTTCGCTCCCTTACGTCGATGCCAGGAACACGGCGGTCTGGGGTTGGAGCGGGGGAGGGTTCACGACGACGTTTCACATGACGCACACCAAGTTATTCAAGATCGGTGTGGCGGGCGCCCCGGTCACCGACTGGCACCTCTACGACTCCATCTACACCGAGCGTTACATGGGAACGCCCTGGGAGGATCCCGAGGCCTATCGGAGGACTTCCTCGGTAGAAGCCGTTGCCAACTTCGAGGGCCGCATGCTTCTCATTCACGGCACCCACGACGATAACGTCCATCCTCAAAACTCCATCCAGCTCATCGATGGTCTCATCAAGAACCGCAAGCAATTCGACCAGTTCTTCTACCCGAACAAGACCCACGGGATCCGGGGCACCGACGAGGTCATCCACCTGTGGACGATGGTGTTCGAGTACATGGAGCGCCACCTGAAATAACTGGGGTCCCGCCAAAAGGAGTAACGGCATGCGCGCGTCCTTGACCTTCTGGATGTCGATCCCAACGCTGGTCATCGCTTGCGGCGAGTCCGCGACGCCGCCGGCCGTGGTCAGGCTCGTCGACGCCTTCCCCTCGGCAAACATCTTTGGCGCGAGCCCCTCTCCGGCTCCGCCCGAGCCAACCGAGTGGCGCTTCGACGGGCCGAGCCCGTCGTGGAAGGCCGGGCCCGGGATCGCCCAGGCTGCGGTTCGCGAAGGGCGTCTCACCGGACGCTCCGCGACCGACGTGCCCATCCTGCAGCTGGAACGCCCTGCCAGAGTAGACCCAGCGGATGTGCTCCAGGAAGTGGTGATTCGAGCCCGCGTATCCTCTGGCTCGAACCTCGCGGTCAACTTCAGCGAAGACGAGGCAGTCGACCTCGACCGCCTGGCGAGCCGGGTCAAGCGATTCCCCTGGCCACTTTCCACTCCGCTTCTGCCCGGCGAGCAGATCCAGACCTATACGATCAGCGCCGGCTCCGCGGCACGGACCTCGTTTCCCGCGTCGGGCATTCGGCACGTGTTGCTGCAACCCACGGACGTCGAGGCGGCCGACTTCGAGATCGAATCGGTGCGCCTCGTGTTCCGCCGCGAGCATCTCGCGAAGATCCCGTCGGGCGTGAGCTGGCAAGGTCTTTCCGAGATATACCGCGAGACCATCGTGACCCGCTCCCCCGAGGACGCTCGTTTCACCGTCACACTTCCTCCCGACCCGGTCCTGGATCTCGCCGTCGGCACGGTCGAGGACGGTCCAGTGACGTTCTCCGTGGTTGCCGAGGCGGAGCGCGGAGAGGAACGGTTGCTTGTTCGACGGACGATCACCACGCCGAATCGCTGGCACGAGGTGACGTTCGATCTTCCCGAGCTGGCCTCACGGGAGACGACGTTGTCGTTGCGACTCGAGGCCCTCGAGCCCGGCGCGATCGGTTTCTGGGGCGCGCCGGCGATCCGAGGGAGAAGCGTCTGGCAGAGCGCGTCTCGAGAGAGCCACCCGCGTCCTCGGGGCGTGCTCGTCGTCTTGCTCGACACGCTTCGGCAGGATCACCTCGAGGCCTATGGTTATGAGCGCGAGACGGCCCCGAGCGTCGCCGCCTTGGCCCGTGAAGGGGTGAGGTTCCAGAATGCCATTGCTCAAGGGGCCTGGACGAAGGTTTCGGTTCCTTCGATCCTGTCCTCTACTTATCCCTCGTCGAACGGGGTCTACGAGCTATTCCACAAGCTTCCTGCCTCGGCAGACACGCTCGCGGAATCCTTCCGGGAAGCGGGGTGGGCGACCTGGGGTGCCTCGGGAAACGGCTTCTCGGGGCGCGCCAACAACCTTCATCAGGGCCTCGAAGTCCTCCACGAGCGCGGCTCGATCGAGGTTCCCGACGGGCAGAGCCGCAGCAAGACGGCGCGTCCCCTGGTCGACCGGCTTCTCGAGTGGCTCGAGACCCATCATGACCTGCCCTTCTTCGTTTTTCTCCACCCGATCGATCCCCATAGTCCCTACGAGCCCTACCGTCCCTACGACGCGCTCTGGGGCGAGCCCGGCGATTCCCAGTCGCTCAAGGAAAGCATCGAGAAGGTGAAACCGCTCGTCGAGGAGCGCGAACGAAACGGCAGGCTTCCTCATCGCGAGGACCTCGTGGACGCGGGTCTGGATCCCGACGTCTTCAATGCGCGGGAGCTCGCCTGGTACGACGGATCGATCCGGGCCGCCGACGTCGAGATCGGAAGGGTGCTCGAAAGGCTTCGAGAGCTCGGACTCGAGGAGGACACGCTCGTCGTCTTCCTGAGCGACCATGGCGAGGAGTTTCGCGATCACGGTGGTGGGTTTCACGAAGACAACGTCTATGGCGAGCTGACGAACGTCCCCTTGATCCTGCGCTGGCCCCGAGTCATTCCTTCGGGGGTGGTCGTGGAGGAGACGGTGCAGCTGCTCGACGTCGCCCCCACCCTGCTCGAGCTCGCCGGCATCGCTGTGCCCGGGCGCATGCAGGGGACGAGCCTGGTCCCGCTGTTCCTTCCCGAGGAGGGTCGACGGTGGGCGAGCCGTCCCGCCATCTCCGAATGGAAGAGGCGAATCGACCAATTGGAGAATGGTGTCGATGCGTTCTC
This window contains:
- a CDS encoding prolyl oligopeptidase family serine peptidase; translation: EKKYPLVVYIYGMPGVPTIRDSWAGSRYLFHQFLVQEGYVVAQIDDRTSAIWGHKYAVLGDHNIGPLAVADHEAAVEYLTSLPYVDARNTAVWGWSGGGFTTTFHMTHTKLFKIGVAGAPVTDWHLYDSIYTERYMGTPWEDPEAYRRTSSVEAVANFEGRMLLIHGTHDDNVHPQNSIQLIDGLIKNRKQFDQFFYPNKTHGIRGTDEVIHLWTMVFEYMERHLK
- a CDS encoding sulfatase, with the protein product MRASLTFWMSIPTLVIACGESATPPAVVRLVDAFPSANIFGASPSPAPPEPTEWRFDGPSPSWKAGPGIAQAAVREGRLTGRSATDVPILQLERPARVDPADVLQEVVIRARVSSGSNLAVNFSEDEAVDLDRLASRVKRFPWPLSTPLLPGEQIQTYTISAGSAARTSFPASGIRHVLLQPTDVEAADFEIESVRLVFRREHLAKIPSGVSWQGLSEIYRETIVTRSPEDARFTVTLPPDPVLDLAVGTVEDGPVTFSVVAEAERGEERLLVRRTITTPNRWHEVTFDLPELASRETTLSLRLEALEPGAIGFWGAPAIRGRSVWQSASRESHPRPRGVLVVLLDTLRQDHLEAYGYERETAPSVAALAREGVRFQNAIAQGAWTKVSVPSILSSTYPSSNGVYELFHKLPASADTLAESFREAGWATWGASGNGFSGRANNLHQGLEVLHERGSIEVPDGQSRSKTARPLVDRLLEWLETHHDLPFFVFLHPIDPHSPYEPYRPYDALWGEPGDSQSLKESIEKVKPLVEERERNGRLPHREDLVDAGLDPDVFNARELAWYDGSIRAADVEIGRVLERLRELGLEEDTLVVFLSDHGEEFRDHGGGFHEDNVYGELTNVPLILRWPRVIPSGVVVEETVQLLDVAPTLLELAGIAVPGRMQGTSLVPLFLPEEGRRWASRPAISEWKRRIDQLENGVDAFSIVLDGYKLVHNVQRPPGFPEFELYERGKDPLDQHDRAKEHPELVERLSTQLGRWREWAAANKLPTDEQEAGTLDAEELERLRSLGYVQ